The following are encoded together in the Lepidochelys kempii isolate rLepKem1 chromosome 7, rLepKem1.hap2, whole genome shotgun sequence genome:
- the LOC140915181 gene encoding epidermal differentiation-specific protein-like: MALPSIQLSDVQRDSPGQAELRHPMQPGINKIVVYERTDFEGLSREFTSDVPDLHELDFGDCICSLRVVGQPWIAYTAPKYEGDAYALEEGEYRTVEKNKAFSALRLVPHDLADPQITLYEEPDYAGQSKVVTEETNLTYGYFNDRVSSHVVQRGVWLLYKHPDRGGWYHIAWPGERLPDYKPELGFHNCLSHLRPLVPGRPAVTTRILWGQRKVEDERDVLIDEIVGVNATDLEQTFTACSSREYVTTTLQSFRFSNATSLRVGLSFTLAVEAANVFTVEKGHSESSTRRDRVEVLLPAKIPPRTQLTIHVVSKETTVSVPVELTISQNERTKTELGEYRCVSGRTIGTKYTMKPAPPPGGEQAPTPSTLGH; encoded by the coding sequence ATGGCCCTGCCCAGCATTCAGCTCTCCGACGTGCAGCGGGACTCGCCCGGCCAGGCCGAGCTGCGGCACCCCATGCAGCCCGGCATCAACAAGATCGTCGTCTATGAGCGCACCGACTTCGAGGGGCTGAGCCGAGAGTTCACGTCCGACGTGCCAGACCTGCACGAGCTAGACTTCGGGGACTGCATCTGCTCGCTGCGGGTGGTGGGGCAGCCGTGGATCGCCTACACGGCCCCCAAGTACGAGGGCGACGCCTACGCCCTGGAGGAAGGCGAGTACCGGACGGTGGAGAAGAACAAGGCTTTCTCCGCGCTGCGGCTGGTGCCCCACGACCTGGCCGACCCGCAGATCACCCTGTACGAGGAGCCCGACTATGCGGGCCAGAGTAAGGTGGTGACGGAAGAGACCAACCTCACCTATGGCTACTTCAACGACCGGGTCTCCTCCCATGTGGTGCAGCGCGGCGTCtggctgctgtacaaacacccgGACCGCGGGGGCTGGTATCACATCGCCTGGCCTGGCGAGCGCCTGCCCGACTACAAGCCGGAGCTTGGCTTCCACAACTGCCTCTCCCACCTGCGCCCACTGGTGCCCGGCCGCCCCGCCGTCACCACCCGCATCCTGTGGGGCCAGCGGAAGGTGGAGGACGAGCGGGATGTGCTGATCGACGAGATCGTGGGGGTGAACGCCACGGACCTGGAGCAGACGTTCACCGCCTGCAGCAGCCGGGAATACGTCACCACCACGCTGCAGAGCTTCCGCTTCAGCAACGCCACCAGCCTGCGGGTAGGGCTCTCCTTCACGCTGGCCGTGGAAGCCGCCAACGTCTTCACCGTGGAGAAGGGGCACAGCGAGTCCAGCACCCGGCGGGATCGGGTGGAGGTGCTCCTGCCAGCCAAGATCCCGCCCCGCACCCAGCTCACCATCCACGTGGTGAGCAAGGAGACCACTGTCTCAGTGCCGGTGGAGCTCACCATCAGCCAGAACGAGCGGACCAAGACGGAGCTGGGGGAGTACCGGTGTGTGTCAGGGCGCACCATCGGCACCAAGTACACCATGAAACCGGCCCCGCCGCCGGGGGGGGAGCaggcccccactcccagcaccctgGGCCATTGA